Proteins encoded together in one Chryseobacterium sp. G0201 window:
- a CDS encoding chloride channel protein, with the protein MKINRRRRLIKTFDLLDQPIRFNPFVFSRTFFMWAFTGLVGGVIAGLYWIVLEHFTEFLAQFQGWMVIPTMAICGLLAGLVIHFIGDPGEIHLIVNNIRFNKGKLEPKNNPSMILSSLFCVASGGSLGPEAPLVQVTGSTGTWLGKIFRLKGEELRSLSIAGMASGFTALFGAPLGGSLFSLEILHHKHAVEYYKAIIPALVASCFSYLMFALIIHLGIGATWDLKAYHYTGVYDFAYATAFGIVGTLFGWIFIFVVKFFKKVFEYRNLPIYIKTFVGGVILGIIAFYFPITRYFGHNEINQIINGNFALNFLILILIFKILAIAITVTSGWRGGFIIPLFFVGTTLGLIIHNLFPTVDTTLAIVSCMAAINACVTRTPMSTTIILGTLTGFTYFVPILFASLTGYFLAPRIPFIGSQSERLEEE; encoded by the coding sequence ATGAAAATCAATAGAAGAAGGCGACTTATCAAAACATTTGATCTTTTGGATCAACCCATCAGATTTAATCCGTTTGTGTTTAGTCGAACCTTTTTTATGTGGGCTTTTACAGGTCTTGTCGGTGGAGTTATTGCTGGATTATATTGGATCGTCCTTGAACATTTCACTGAGTTTTTAGCTCAATTTCAAGGTTGGATGGTCATTCCGACGATGGCGATTTGTGGTCTGTTGGCAGGTTTGGTGATTCACTTTATCGGAGATCCGGGAGAAATTCATTTGATTGTTAACAATATCAGATTTAATAAAGGAAAATTAGAACCGAAAAATAATCCTTCCATGATTTTGTCATCACTTTTTTGTGTGGCATCGGGTGGAAGCTTAGGTCCGGAAGCGCCTTTGGTTCAGGTGACGGGTTCTACCGGAACTTGGCTTGGGAAAATTTTCAGATTGAAAGGTGAAGAACTCCGTTCTTTGAGTATTGCCGGGATGGCTTCTGGCTTTACGGCACTTTTTGGTGCTCCGCTTGGAGGAAGTCTTTTTTCTTTAGAAATTCTACATCATAAACATGCCGTTGAATATTATAAAGCCATTATTCCTGCTTTGGTAGCGAGCTGTTTCAGTTATCTGATGTTTGCTTTGATCATCCATTTGGGAATCGGGGCGACTTGGGATCTGAAGGCATACCATTACACAGGAGTTTACGATTTTGCCTATGCAACCGCTTTTGGAATTGTAGGAACTTTATTTGGCTGGATCTTTATTTTTGTCGTTAAATTTTTCAAGAAAGTTTTTGAATACAGAAATTTACCAATTTATATTAAAACCTTTGTGGGCGGAGTTATTCTAGGAATTATCGCTTTCTATTTTCCGATCACAAGATATTTTGGGCATAACGAGATCAACCAGATTATCAACGGAAATTTTGCATTAAACTTTTTAATTTTAATCTTAATTTTTAAAATATTAGCCATCGCAATTACCGTAACTTCGGGTTGGAGAGGTGGTTTTATCATTCCGCTTTTCTTTGTGGGAACAACATTGGGGTTGATTATTCATAATTTATTTCCGACCGTTGATACAACACTAGCAATTGTAAGTTGTATGGCGGCTATTAATGCGTGTGTAACGAGAACTCCGATGAGTACAACCATTATCTTGGGTACTTTAACCGGGTTTACATATTTTGTTCCGATACTTTTTGCAAGTTTAACAGGATATTTTCTTGCTCCGAGAATTCCATTTATTGGATCCCAGTCAGAAAGATTGGAAGAAGAATGA
- the sucC gene encoding ADP-forming succinate--CoA ligase subunit beta — protein sequence MNLHEYQSKEILSKYGVAIQRGFVANNVEEAVAAAEKLTAETGAQAWVVKAQIHAGGRGKGGGVKFSPNMDKLKENAQNIIGMQLVTPQTSAEGKKVHSVLVAEDVYYPGETETKEFYVSILLDRAEGKNTIVYSTEGGMDIEHVAEVTPHLIHKEIIDPALGLQGFQARKIAFNLGLEGNAFKEFTKFIASLYNAYTGIDASLFEINPVLKTSDNKIIAVDAKVTLDGNALFRHKDLEALRDTREEDPMDVEAGEAGLNFVKLDGNVACMVNGAGLAMATMDIIKLSGGSPANFLDVGGTADAQRVQTAFGIILRDPNVKAILINIFGGIVRCDRVAQGVVDAYRAMGSLPVPLIVRLQGTNAVEAKQLIDESGLPVHSAITLEEAANKVKEVLA from the coding sequence ATGAATCTTCACGAGTATCAATCAAAAGAGATTTTATCAAAGTACGGAGTTGCTATCCAACGTGGTTTCGTAGCGAACAATGTAGAAGAAGCTGTAGCAGCTGCTGAAAAATTGACTGCTGAAACAGGAGCTCAGGCTTGGGTTGTAAAAGCACAAATTCACGCAGGTGGTCGTGGTAAAGGTGGTGGTGTAAAGTTCTCTCCAAACATGGATAAACTTAAAGAAAACGCTCAAAACATCATCGGAATGCAGTTGGTTACTCCACAAACTTCTGCTGAAGGTAAAAAAGTACACTCTGTTTTGGTTGCAGAAGATGTTTATTATCCGGGAGAAACTGAAACTAAAGAATTTTATGTTTCTATTCTTTTAGATAGAGCTGAAGGTAAAAATACAATCGTGTATTCTACTGAAGGTGGTATGGATATTGAGCACGTTGCGGAAGTAACTCCTCATTTGATCCACAAAGAAATCATTGATCCTGCTTTAGGTCTTCAAGGTTTCCAGGCTAGAAAAATTGCTTTCAACTTAGGTCTTGAAGGAAATGCATTCAAAGAATTCACAAAATTCATTGCATCTCTTTACAATGCTTATACAGGAATTGATGCTTCTCTTTTCGAGATCAACCCTGTGTTGAAAACTTCTGATAACAAAATTATCGCTGTAGATGCTAAAGTAACTTTGGATGGTAACGCATTGTTCCGTCACAAAGATCTTGAAGCATTAAGAGATACAAGAGAAGAAGATCCAATGGATGTTGAAGCTGGTGAAGCTGGTCTTAACTTCGTAAAACTAGACGGTAACGTTGCTTGTATGGTAAACGGAGCTGGTCTTGCAATGGCAACTATGGATATCATCAAATTATCTGGTGGTAGCCCTGCTAACTTCCTGGACGTTGGAGGTACTGCTGATGCTCAGAGAGTACAGACTGCTTTCGGGATCATCTTGAGGGATCCTAACGTAAAAGCAATCTTGATCAACATCTTCGGAGGTATCGTAAGATGTGACAGAGTTGCTCAAGGTGTTGTAGATGCTTACAGAGCAATGGGTAGCCTTCCGGTTCCATTGATCGTAAGATTACAGGGAACTAACGCTGTAGAAGCTAAGCAACTAATTGACGAGTCAGGTCTTCCTGTACACTCTGCAATTACTTTAGAAGAAGCTGCAAACAAAGTAAAAGAAGTTTTAGCTTAA
- a CDS encoding RloB family protein: protein MKANKRILREIKIAYAIVGDGGCEVWFFQMLKRIEREIQINIEPKLAQKSTLAKQFEKIKELAEDYNRVFWIVDYDVIERESKECKKGDKPRSQEFKEYYEYIQKKLSEKVIVIVNNTCLEFWFLLHFNFTSKNFSNCDEAQKELKKYLKDYEKSQTYFTKQKDIYSQLKDKIPTAIANAKKLGEFDIQNPNKSMAEMWKFFEDENIKFIIK, encoded by the coding sequence ATGAAAGCGAATAAAAGAATCTTACGTGAAATAAAAATAGCATATGCAATTGTCGGTGACGGTGGTTGTGAAGTCTGGTTTTTTCAAATGCTTAAAAGAATTGAAAGAGAAATTCAAATAAATATAGAACCTAAGTTAGCACAAAAAAGTACATTAGCTAAACAATTTGAAAAAATAAAGGAATTAGCCGAGGATTATAATAGGGTTTTTTGGATTGTAGATTACGATGTGATTGAAAGAGAATCTAAAGAATGTAAAAAAGGCGATAAACCAAGAAGTCAAGAGTTCAAAGAATATTATGAATATATTCAGAAAAAACTTTCAGAAAAAGTAATTGTTATTGTAAATAATACATGTTTAGAATTTTGGTTTTTGCTTCATTTCAATTTCACTTCGAAGAATTTCTCAAATTGTGATGAAGCTCAAAAAGAATTAAAAAAGTACTTAAAGGACTATGAAAAAAGTCAAACATACTTTACTAAGCAAAAAGATATCTATTCTCAACTAAAAGATAAGATTCCAACTGCTATTGCTAACGCTAAAAAGCTTGGAGAGTTTGATATACAAAATCCAAATAAATCAATGGCGGAAATGTGGAAATTTTTTGAAGATGAAAATATAAAATTTATTATTAAATAA
- a CDS encoding TonB-dependent siderophore receptor, with protein MKRQVTTLSFIVLATTVSAQMKFTPENDTIRIQTIEDVNLHKTGNPNKAKPLSIKSNLTIMETPQPISIVTHEIIEQQQAKQLSDVLQNVNGVYLTSARGGSQDSFGGRGFIFGNDNIFKNGSRINSGVFPEVSGLERVEVLKGANAMLYGNAAAGGIINMITKKPKFNFGGSVGLNGGSWNSYKPTVDIYGPLSKNIAFRVNGAYEYAESFRDVVQSTKYYFNPSFLFNISPKSQLIVEADYLKNDITPDFGVGSIENRDKSYSLNTGVDRNVFFGTDWQYQNVEQVSTNITFNHQFNERWSLNTTAAYSNYTKDYFSSERVQWAFDKVQTNRISWARPFGKTYNEQNYTSAQVNLNGEFNTGKINHKVLFGTDADYNQADSYAYNVSAPANVLFLDDPSTWGNVPMPNSNKNSKTRVNTRRIGVYAQDFISLTKEFKVIAGLRWSYIQNMPSIKETEATNSKPYDKSFVSNSSTSDQAFSPKVGLVYTPNENLSVFATYTNSFIANTGQTIFNEALKPTTVDQYEIGAKKNIWNNAVAINLSLYQIINQNSYQTALFKADGTTNIDTNFKEFVGKMRSRGVELDITGNPMPNLSIIGGISYNNSVYLDTPDKVGYIENQRLVRTPATTVNASVFYTFTKGIKGLKVGASAYYIGDRLAGWNDTKTGSSTSLEARNGVSRSFELKDYTTVSLSLGYEWSKFSIQGKVGNLFDVVNYNVHENYSVNPITPRNYYFTLTYKL; from the coding sequence ATGAAAAGACAAGTTACAACCTTAAGCTTCATCGTATTGGCTACCACTGTCAGTGCACAAATGAAGTTTACACCTGAAAATGATACAATTAGAATCCAGACCATCGAAGACGTAAATCTTCATAAAACAGGAAACCCTAATAAGGCAAAGCCACTATCTATCAAGTCAAATCTTACGATAATGGAAACGCCACAGCCGATTTCGATTGTTACTCACGAAATCATTGAACAACAACAGGCAAAACAATTGAGTGATGTTCTTCAAAACGTAAACGGTGTTTATCTTACTTCTGCAAGAGGTGGTTCGCAAGACAGTTTCGGAGGTCGTGGTTTTATTTTCGGAAACGATAATATCTTTAAAAACGGATCAAGAATTAACAGCGGAGTTTTCCCTGAGGTAAGTGGTTTAGAAAGAGTTGAAGTTTTAAAAGGAGCCAATGCAATGCTTTATGGAAATGCTGCTGCAGGAGGTATTATTAATATGATTACTAAAAAGCCTAAGTTTAATTTCGGAGGAAGTGTTGGATTAAATGGCGGAAGCTGGAATTCTTACAAACCTACAGTTGATATCTACGGCCCATTATCAAAAAATATTGCCTTCAGAGTAAATGGAGCTTATGAATATGCAGAAAGTTTCAGAGATGTGGTACAGTCTACAAAATATTATTTTAACCCTTCATTTTTATTCAATATCAGTCCAAAATCACAATTGATAGTTGAGGCTGATTATCTTAAAAATGACATTACACCGGATTTTGGAGTTGGATCAATTGAAAATAGAGATAAAAGCTATTCTTTGAATACTGGTGTAGACAGAAATGTCTTTTTTGGAACAGATTGGCAGTATCAGAATGTTGAACAAGTTTCGACGAATATTACTTTTAATCATCAATTTAATGAAAGATGGTCTTTAAACACTACTGCTGCTTATTCTAATTACACTAAAGATTATTTTTCTTCAGAAAGAGTACAGTGGGCTTTTGACAAAGTGCAAACTAATCGTATTTCATGGGCAAGACCTTTTGGTAAAACTTACAACGAACAAAACTATACTTCTGCACAGGTGAATTTGAATGGTGAATTTAACACCGGAAAAATTAATCATAAAGTATTATTTGGTACTGATGCAGATTACAACCAAGCAGATTCTTATGCTTATAATGTAAGTGCCCCAGCGAATGTATTATTCTTAGACGATCCTTCAACATGGGGAAATGTACCAATGCCAAATAGCAATAAAAATTCTAAGACTAGAGTAAATACCAGAAGAATAGGTGTTTATGCTCAGGATTTTATCAGCTTAACTAAAGAGTTTAAAGTAATTGCAGGATTACGTTGGTCATATATTCAAAATATGCCTTCTATAAAAGAAACTGAAGCTACTAACAGTAAACCTTATGACAAGAGTTTCGTTTCCAATTCTTCTACTTCAGACCAAGCTTTTTCTCCAAAAGTAGGTTTAGTTTATACACCAAATGAAAATCTTTCTGTTTTTGCAACGTATACTAATTCTTTTATAGCAAATACCGGACAGACAATATTTAATGAAGCTTTGAAGCCAACAACTGTTGATCAATATGAAATCGGAGCTAAGAAAAATATTTGGAACAATGCAGTTGCCATTAACTTATCTCTATATCAAATCATCAATCAAAATTCTTATCAAACTGCCCTATTTAAAGCAGATGGAACTACAAATATTGACACCAACTTTAAAGAATTTGTAGGTAAAATGCGTAGCCGAGGTGTAGAATTGGATATCACAGGTAATCCGATGCCAAACCTTTCCATTATTGGAGGTATTTCTTATAACAATTCAGTATATTTAGATACGCCAGACAAAGTGGGTTATATAGAAAATCAAAGATTGGTGAGAACGCCTGCTACAACAGTAAATGCCTCTGTATTTTATACCTTTACTAAAGGAATTAAAGGCTTGAAAGTAGGAGCAAGTGCTTATTATATCGGCGATAGATTGGCAGGATGGAATGACACAAAAACGGGAAGCAGTACAAGTTTAGAAGCAAGAAATGGCGTAAGCAGAAGTTTTGAATTAAAAGATTACACAACTGTTTCACTATCTCTAGGCTACGAATGGAGTAAATTCTCAATCCAAGGAAAAGTGGGTAATTTATTTGATGTTGTAAATTACAATGTTCACGAAAATTATTCTGTAAACCCTATTACGCCTAGAAATTACTATTTCACATTAACATATAAACTTTAA
- a CDS encoding DUF423 domain-containing protein has protein sequence MKTITLVFGAVYGMLSVILGAFGAHALKKILSVERLESFETGVRYQMYAAFFLLIVGYILKFETSSEKWVSILMIAGTMLFSFSIYFLSLQDYLGANLKFLGPITPLGGLLMIVSWGMLIVYFAKHRI, from the coding sequence ATGAAAACAATAACTTTAGTCTTTGGTGCTGTTTACGGCATGTTGTCAGTGATTTTAGGTGCATTTGGCGCGCACGCTTTAAAGAAAATATTATCTGTTGAAAGACTGGAAAGTTTTGAAACAGGAGTAAGATATCAAATGTATGCAGCTTTCTTTTTATTGATCGTTGGATATATTTTAAAATTTGAAACATCATCAGAAAAGTGGGTTTCTATTTTAATGATCGCGGGAACAATGTTGTTTTCGTTCAGTATTTATTTCTTGAGTCTGCAAGATTATTTGGGAGCAAATCTAAAATTTTTAGGGCCAATCACACCGCTTGGAGGTTTATTGATGATCGTAAGCTGGGGAATGCTGATCGTTTATTTTGCTAAGCATAGAATTTAA
- a CDS encoding ABC-F family ATP-binding cassette domain-containing protein — protein sequence MNYVSVENLTKSYGIKVLFENISFHVNEGDKIAIVAKNGSGKSTLLKILMGKEIADSGTVVINKDIQVVLFDQEIEFDSDLTIDEFMMTLDSAPIQALKNYHKSLLSTDYDFIEKALAEMEIHKAWDLENDMKQILSQLKITDLDAKMGTLSGGQIKRVALAKLLTETRAEHRHTLLIMDEPTNHLDVEMVEWLESYLSKAKITLILVTHDRYFLDAVCGIIWEMEDKNLYFHNGSYATYLENKMIREDNMNSTIDKANNLYRKELEWMRRQPKARTTKSKSRQDDFYETEKIAKTDTRKESLELDFEMKRLGNKILELRDISKSYGDKLLLKDFSYQFQRGEKVGIVGKNGAGKSTLLNIIQGLEPKDSGEIETGETIKFGYFSQKGLKYKEDERVIDFIKEISENFPLANGRTISASQFLRLFLFDDQTQYSPISKLSGGEKRRLHLMYILYQNPNFLIFDEPTNDLDLPTLTVLENFLLNFQGSLIIVSHDRYFMDRIVDHILAFEGEGKIRDFIGNFSEYRENLKLEEKNPKAVVEKKVETPVAAPTPVSSPQAPKRKLSFKEQRELETIDKEIPQLEEQRAKILEQLNNESEYEKIAKLSAELEAISEKLENHEMRWLELQEI from the coding sequence ATGGGAAAAGAAATTGCAGACAGCGGAACTGTAGTTATTAATAAAGACATTCAAGTTGTTTTGTTTGATCAGGAAATCGAGTTTGATTCCGATCTAACGATTGATGAGTTTATGATGACGCTTGATTCAGCGCCCATTCAGGCACTGAAAAATTATCATAAGTCACTACTTTCCACAGATTACGATTTTATTGAAAAAGCTTTGGCTGAAATGGAAATCCATAAAGCTTGGGATCTTGAGAATGATATGAAACAAATTCTTTCTCAGCTAAAGATCACAGATCTTGATGCCAAAATGGGTACGCTTTCCGGAGGGCAGATCAAACGTGTTGCGTTAGCAAAATTATTGACTGAAACCAGAGCTGAGCACCGCCACACACTTCTTATCATGGATGAGCCTACCAACCACCTTGATGTGGAAATGGTAGAATGGCTGGAAAGTTATTTGAGTAAGGCTAAAATCACATTAATACTGGTAACGCACGACAGATATTTCTTAGATGCTGTTTGTGGAATTATCTGGGAAATGGAAGATAAAAATCTGTATTTCCACAATGGTTCTTATGCAACGTATCTTGAAAATAAAATGATTCGTGAGGATAATATGAATTCTACCATCGACAAGGCCAATAATCTTTACAGAAAAGAATTGGAGTGGATGCGAAGACAGCCAAAAGCACGAACTACAAAATCGAAATCCAGACAAGATGACTTTTACGAAACTGAAAAAATAGCTAAAACCGATACCAGAAAAGAATCCTTGGAGCTTGATTTCGAAATGAAAAGGCTCGGAAATAAAATTCTGGAACTTAGAGATATTTCTAAAAGTTATGGAGATAAATTATTATTAAAAGATTTCAGTTATCAGTTTCAACGAGGGGAAAAAGTAGGAATTGTAGGAAAAAATGGTGCCGGAAAATCTACATTATTAAATATTATCCAAGGTCTTGAACCAAAAGATTCCGGAGAAATTGAAACCGGAGAAACCATTAAATTCGGGTACTTTTCACAAAAAGGACTTAAATATAAAGAAGACGAAAGAGTAATTGATTTCATCAAAGAAATTTCTGAAAACTTTCCTTTAGCCAACGGAAGAACGATCTCTGCATCACAGTTTTTGAGGTTATTTTTATTTGATGATCAAACACAATATTCACCTATCTCAAAACTTTCAGGAGGTGAAAAAAGAAGACTGCATTTGATGTATATTTTATATCAAAATCCAAACTTTTTGATATTTGATGAGCCTACGAATGATCTTGATCTTCCGACTTTGACGGTATTGGAAAATTTCTTATTGAACTTCCAAGGAAGTCTAATCATTGTTTCTCACGACAGATATTTTATGGACAGAATTGTTGACCATATTTTAGCGTTTGAAGGTGAAGGAAAAATAAGAGATTTTATTGGAAATTTCTCAGAATACAGAGAAAATTTAAAATTAGAAGAAAAAAATCCGAAAGCTGTTGTTGAGAAAAAAGTTGAAACACCTGTTGCTGCTCCTACTCCCGTTTCATCTCCACAGGCTCCCAAAAGAAAACTTTCTTTTAAAGAACAAAGAGAACTGGAAACTATTGACAAGGAAATTCCTCAATTGGAAGAACAACGTGCAAAGATTCTTGAGCAGCTTAATAATGAAAGCGAATACGAGAAAATTGCTAAACTTTCAGCAGAGTTAGAAGCAATTTCTGAGAAATTAGAAAACCATGAAATGAGATGGTTGGAGCTTCAGGAAATTTAA
- a CDS encoding Gfo/Idh/MocA family oxidoreductase translates to MQLVKVGLCAFGMSGKIFHAPFLKEHPGFFMSAVVERSKEESKEKYPDATIYKSVEEMLAHADIELVVVNTPVQTHFEYVKMALEAGKNVIVEKPFTVNVSEAEELVKLAEEKGLFLSVYQNRRFDRDFLQVQKIISEGKLGEIKETEIRFDRFRTTASGKAHKEDPQATGSGSLHDLGSHLVDQAVQYFGFPEKLFADVFSMKGEEFANDYFEILLYYKNDLRVRLKSSVFSKEAHYAYVIHGEKGSFLQERTDNQENELVAGAIPVYGKDWTIPLKETDGILNILNENSETERILTSSEPGNYMNYYQNIYEHIVFGYYLPSPAGEIIQNMKIIDAAWESSNAGKIINLV, encoded by the coding sequence ATGCAATTGGTAAAAGTTGGTCTTTGTGCTTTTGGGATGAGTGGAAAAATTTTTCATGCTCCTTTTTTAAAAGAACATCCGGGATTTTTTATGTCGGCTGTTGTGGAAAGAAGTAAAGAAGAGTCAAAAGAAAAATATCCTGATGCTACGATCTACAAATCGGTAGAAGAGATGTTAGCTCATGCTGATATTGAATTGGTTGTAGTAAACACTCCGGTTCAGACTCATTTCGAATATGTTAAAATGGCTCTTGAAGCTGGGAAAAATGTTATTGTTGAAAAACCTTTTACCGTAAATGTTTCTGAAGCCGAAGAATTGGTAAAATTAGCCGAAGAAAAAGGTTTATTTTTAAGTGTTTATCAAAACAGAAGATTTGACCGTGATTTTCTTCAGGTTCAAAAAATAATCAGTGAAGGAAAATTAGGTGAAATCAAAGAAACTGAAATTCGTTTTGATCGTTTCCGTACAACTGCGAGCGGAAAAGCCCATAAAGAAGATCCTCAAGCAACTGGTTCGGGATCACTTCATGACTTGGGTTCGCATTTGGTAGATCAGGCAGTACAGTATTTTGGTTTTCCTGAAAAACTTTTTGCAGATGTATTTTCAATGAAAGGAGAAGAATTTGCGAATGATTATTTTGAGATTCTTCTTTATTATAAGAATGATTTACGAGTAAGATTAAAATCTTCTGTTTTCAGTAAAGAAGCGCATTATGCTTATGTAATTCACGGTGAAAAAGGAAGCTTTTTACAGGAAAGAACAGATAATCAGGAAAATGAATTGGTTGCCGGGGCAATTCCTGTTTATGGTAAAGACTGGACGATTCCTTTAAAAGAAACAGATGGAATTTTAAATATTTTAAATGAAAATTCAGAAACGGAAAGAATTCTTACTTCAAGCGAACCCGGAAATTACATGAATTATTATCAAAATATCTACGAACACATTGTTTTCGGATATTATTTACCGTCACCGGCAGGAGAGATCATTCAGAATATGAAGATTATTGATGCTGCGTGGGAGAGTTCTAATGCTGGGAAGATTATAAATTTGGTTTAA
- a CDS encoding peroxiredoxin — MSIKLGDTAPNFQAESSLGDVDFYNYLGDSWGILFSHPADYTPVCTTELGYTSKLKSEFEKRDTKVIALSVDGVEDHQNWIKDINETQNTDVKFPIIADKDRKVSELYDFIHPNASLTATVRSLLIIDPEKKVRLIITYPASTGRNFDEILRVLDSLQLVDSHKIATPVNWKDGEDVIVPPSISTEDARKIFPKGVTEIKPYLRYTPQPNT; from the coding sequence ATGTCAATTAAATTAGGAGATACCGCACCCAACTTTCAGGCTGAATCATCTTTAGGAGATGTAGATTTTTATAATTATTTGGGAGATTCTTGGGGGATTTTGTTTTCGCATCCCGCAGATTATACACCTGTGTGCACCACGGAACTTGGCTACACTTCAAAATTAAAATCTGAATTTGAAAAAAGAGATACCAAAGTAATTGCTTTAAGTGTAGATGGGGTAGAAGATCATCAGAATTGGATCAAAGATATTAATGAGACTCAGAATACGGACGTAAAGTTTCCTATCATTGCAGATAAAGACAGAAAGGTTTCCGAATTATATGATTTTATCCACCCGAATGCTTCGTTGACAGCAACAGTTCGTTCTTTACTAATTATTGACCCTGAGAAAAAAGTAAGATTAATTATTACTTATCCTGCTTCAACTGGAAGAAATTTTGATGAAATTCTTAGAGTGTTGGATTCTCTTCAGTTAGTTGACTCACATAAAATTGCAACACCTGTGAATTGGAAAGATGGTGAAGATGTTATTGTTCCGCCGTCGATCTCAACAGAAGATGCGAGGAAAATATTTCCGAAAGGCGTTACAGAAATCAAGCCTTATCTGAGATATACACCACAACCGAATACGTGA
- a CDS encoding mechanosensitive ion channel family protein, whose translation MQKNGLSYIDVVYRVLENWYLKFAELTPKLIVGILVFTFFLITSKYLSQTAVKIFHKLFPKSKKESSLVTLIGVFRFLIMIMGSFIALEIMGFSGFLWKFIGSLGVAGVIAGVALKDLVSSIFSGMLIGIDKAFKIGDYITIGAHSGTVQEIGFLTTKLITDDGKKAYIPNQVIFNAPFYNITASPQRRIILNFEIPGDEDLNKAQQGILEIIKSLENVDKLDTLEVIFTDLKQGAFTLQAKFWMKVGANMVQLKSEALMKIKQRLDADNIQLVTPTSISITNGESLINEKS comes from the coding sequence ATGCAGAAAAATGGTTTAAGTTACATCGATGTTGTATATAGAGTCTTGGAAAACTGGTATTTAAAGTTCGCAGAACTTACCCCAAAATTAATTGTAGGGATCCTGGTTTTCACCTTTTTTCTGATTACAAGTAAATATTTAAGTCAGACAGCTGTAAAAATCTTCCATAAACTTTTCCCGAAAAGCAAAAAAGAAAGTTCTTTAGTGACATTGATCGGAGTTTTCAGATTTCTGATCATGATCATGGGAAGTTTTATTGCCTTGGAAATTATGGGATTCAGTGGTTTCCTTTGGAAATTCATCGGAAGTTTGGGAGTTGCCGGAGTTATTGCCGGGGTGGCTTTGAAAGATCTTGTTTCAAGTATATTCTCTGGAATGCTTATTGGGATTGATAAAGCCTTTAAGATCGGAGATTATATCACAATAGGCGCTCATTCCGGGACGGTGCAGGAAATTGGTTTTTTAACCACAAAACTCATCACAGACGACGGAAAGAAGGCTTACATTCCCAATCAGGTAATTTTTAACGCTCCTTTTTATAATATTACGGCTTCACCTCAACGAAGAATTATTTTAAATTTTGAAATTCCGGGAGATGAAGACCTCAACAAAGCTCAACAAGGTATTTTAGAGATCATCAAGAGCCTGGAAAATGTTGATAAACTAGATACGTTAGAAGTTATTTTCACAGACCTGAAACAAGGTGCATTCACGTTACAGGCGAAATTCTGGATGAAGGTTGGGGCAAATATGGTTCAACTAAAAAGTGAAGCTTTAATGAAGATCAAGCAACGTCTTGATGCAGATAATATTCAGCTGGTAACGCCCACAAGTATTAGTATTACGAATGGAGAAAGCCTTATCAATGAAAAATCATGA